The following proteins come from a genomic window of Pectobacterium actinidiae:
- the rpsN gene encoding 30S ribosomal protein S14: MAKQSMKAREVVRVKLAEKYRAKREELKAIISGVNSSDEDRWDAVLKLQTLPRDSSPSRQRNRCRQTGRPHAFLRKFGLSRIKVREAAMRGEIPGLKKASW; encoded by the coding sequence ATGGCTAAGCAATCCATGAAAGCACGCGAAGTTGTTCGTGTGAAACTGGCTGAAAAATACCGCGCTAAACGCGAGGAATTGAAAGCTATCATCTCTGGTGTGAACTCATCCGACGAAGATCGTTGGGATGCAGTTCTTAAGCTGCAGACTCTGCCGCGTGATTCCAGCCCGTCTCGTCAGCGTAATCGCTGCCGCCAAACTGGTCGTCCGCACGCTTTCCTGCGGAAGTTCGGGTTGAGCCGTATCAAGGTCCGTGAAGCCGCTATGCGCGGTGAAATTCCGGGTCTGAAAAAGGCTAGCTGGTAA
- the rpsQ gene encoding 30S ribosomal protein S17 — MTDKIRTLQGRVVSDKMEKSMVVAIERFVKHPLYGKFIKRTTKLHVHDENNECGIGDVVEIRECRPLSKNKSWTLVRVVEKAIL, encoded by the coding sequence ATGACCGATAAAATCCGTACTCTGCAAGGTCGTGTTGTAAGCGACAAAATGGAGAAATCCATGGTTGTTGCTATCGAACGTTTTGTGAAACATCCGCTTTACGGTAAATTCATTAAGCGTACGACTAAGCTGCACGTACATGACGAGAACAATGAATGCGGTATCGGTGACGTGGTTGAAATCCGCGAATGCCGCCCGCTGTCCAAAAATAAGTCTTGGACACTTGTTCGCGTTGTAGAGAAAGCGATTCTGTAA
- the rplN gene encoding 50S ribosomal protein L14, protein MIQEQTMLNVADNSGARRVMCIKVLGGSHRRYAGVGDIIKITIKEAIPRGKVKKGDVLKAVVVRTKKGVRRPDGSVIRFDGNACVILNNNSEQPIGTRIFGPVTRELRNEKFMKIISLAPEVL, encoded by the coding sequence ATGATCCAAGAACAGACTATGCTGAACGTGGCCGATAATTCCGGTGCACGTCGCGTAATGTGTATCAAGGTTCTAGGTGGCTCGCACCGTCGCTACGCAGGCGTCGGCGATATCATCAAAATTACCATCAAGGAAGCAATTCCTCGCGGTAAGGTGAAGAAAGGCGATGTTCTGAAGGCGGTAGTGGTGCGCACCAAGAAGGGTGTTCGTCGCCCGGACGGTTCTGTCATTCGCTTCGATGGCAATGCTTGCGTTATTTTAAACAATAACAGCGAACAGCCTATCGGTACGCGTATTTTTGGGCCGGTAACTCGTGAACTGCGTAATGAGAAGTTCATGAAAATTATCTCTCTGGCACCAGAAGTACTTTAA
- the rplE gene encoding 50S ribosomal protein L5 — MAKLHDYYKDEVVKKLMTEFNYNSVMQVPRVEKITLNMGVGEAIADKKLLDNAAADLAAISGQKPLITKARKSVAGFKIRQGYPIGCKVTLRGERMWEFLERLISIAVPRIRDFRGLSAKSFDGRGNYSMGVREQIIFPEIDYDKVDRVRGLDITITTTAKSDDEGRALLAAFNFPFRK, encoded by the coding sequence ATGGCGAAACTGCATGATTACTACAAAGACGAAGTAGTTAAAAAACTCATGACTGAGTTTAACTACAATTCTGTCATGCAAGTCCCTCGGGTCGAGAAGATCACCCTGAATATGGGTGTTGGTGAAGCGATCGCTGACAAGAAACTGCTGGATAACGCAGCAGCTGATCTGGCAGCAATCTCCGGTCAAAAACCGTTGATCACCAAAGCACGCAAATCTGTTGCAGGCTTCAAAATCCGTCAGGGCTATCCGATCGGCTGTAAAGTGACTCTGCGTGGCGAGCGCATGTGGGAGTTCCTTGAGCGTCTGATTTCCATTGCTGTACCGCGTATTCGTGACTTCCGTGGTTTGTCCGCTAAGTCATTCGATGGCCGTGGTAACTACAGCATGGGTGTGCGTGAGCAGATCATCTTCCCGGAAATCGACTACGATAAAGTCGATCGCGTTCGTGGTTTGGACATTACCATCACCACTACTGCGAAATCCGATGATGAAGGTCGTGCGCTGTTGGCCGCCTTTAACTTCCCATTCCGCAAGTAA
- the rpmC gene encoding 50S ribosomal protein L29, producing MKANELREKSVEELNTELLGLLREQFNLRMQAASGQLQQTHLVKQVRHNIARVKTLLTEKAGA from the coding sequence ATGAAAGCAAATGAGCTGCGTGAAAAAAGCGTCGAAGAGCTGAACACTGAACTGCTCGGCCTGCTGCGCGAGCAATTTAACCTGCGTATGCAGGCTGCCAGTGGTCAGTTGCAACAGACTCACCTGGTAAAACAAGTGCGTCATAATATTGCACGTGTTAAGACTTTACTGACTGAGAAGGCGGGTGCGTAA
- the rplX gene encoding 50S ribosomal protein L24, which yields MAAKIRRDDEVIVLTGKDKGKRGKVKNVLSASKVIVEGINLVKKHQKPVPALNQPGGIVEKEAAIQVSNLAIFNAATGKADRVGFRFEDGKKVRFFKSNSETIK from the coding sequence ATGGCAGCGAAAATCCGTCGTGATGACGAAGTTATTGTGCTAACCGGTAAAGATAAAGGTAAGCGCGGTAAAGTAAAAAATGTCCTGTCTGCTAGTAAGGTCATTGTTGAAGGTATTAACCTGGTTAAAAAACATCAGAAGCCGGTTCCGGCCCTGAACCAACCAGGTGGCATCGTTGAAAAAGAAGCTGCAATTCAAGTTTCTAACCTTGCAATCTTCAATGCGGCAACTGGTAAGGCTGACCGTGTAGGCTTTAGATTCGAAGACGGAAAAAAAGTCCGTTTCTTTAAATCTAATAGCGAAACTATCAAGTAA